One stretch of Nicotiana tabacum cultivar K326 chromosome 18, ASM71507v2, whole genome shotgun sequence DNA includes these proteins:
- the LOC107779949 gene encoding uncharacterized protein LOC107779949, giving the protein MEIYAKSYVVKVWQVIKKGNYPVPTIAQPPTDPEDIDECTNEQMAVVQINAKVRNLLYNAINGDKYEKISSCDTTKEMWDKLEVTYEGTSKVKETHINMLVHDYELFQMKEGESIEEMFARFSKIISDVKAFGKPYSSGIKVRKILRSLPTTWQTKVVALESQDLNKLSYDELRGNLIAFEKTHLKKTSHEEKKKTVAFKATTERTENDIDDDPEALEKEITIVSTNMDGLMRRYRNTKRGRIPPRRTRQYNELDKNDGKCYECGRNGHVQAECPDLKRKVAGQMKMHQTMNANMIMRIVSWHEEILDLTLKESQKMMNGLRRLNKEKKDWELKLEVCEIEKEVLQDKVQELQIQLNDMRKSTSYSFVKSNQATYKSIGKGPARKKSTSTNTSGRSKNGSEHHRKSHKEKWYLDSACSSHMTCDKNLFKEVTNINGGSVKFGDDSKRKIVGTDTVSFNNNCDITEVYLWT; this is encoded by the exons ATGGAAATATATGCAAAATCTTATGTTGTCAAAGTTTGGCAAGTTATCAAAAAAGGAAACTATCCAGTACCAACAATTGCTCAACCACCTACTGATCCAGAAGATATAGACGAGTGCACAAACGAGCAAATGGCAGTTGTTCAAATCAATGCTAAAGTAAGAAACTTACTCTATAATGCTATAAATGGAGACAAATATGAGAAAATTTCTAGTTGTGATACAACCAAAGAAATGTGGGATAAACTAGAAGTTACTTATGAAGGAACCAGTAAAGTAAAAGAAACTCACATCAACATGTTGGTTCATGACTACGaacttttccaaatgaaagaaggagaatccaTTGAAGAAATGTTTGCGAGGTTCAGCAAAATCATTAGCGATGTAAAAGCTTTTGGCAAACCATACTCAAGTGGTATTAAAGTTCGGAAAATTCTGAGGAGTCTACCTACCACTTGGCAAACAAAAGTAGTTGCACTTGAATCACAAGATTTAAATAAACTATCTTATGATGAGCTTCGAGGAAATCTTATAGCATTCGAGAAAACTCACCTCAAGAAAACAAGCCatgaagagaagaagaaaacagtCGCCTTCAAGGCTACAACTGAAAGGACAGAAAATGATATTGATGACGACCCTGAAGCTCTTGAAAAAGAGATTACCATAGTATCAACGAACATGGATGGTTTGATGAGGAGATATAGAAACACAAAAAGAGGTAGGATACCACCCAGGCGAACCAGGCAATATAATGAACTAgacaaaaatgatggaaaatgctaCGAGTGTGGAAGAAATGGGCATGTTCAAGCTGAATGCCCAGATCTTAAAAGAAAG GTTGCTGGACAGATGAAGATGCATCAGACGATGAATGCAAATATGATAATGAGAATTGTTTCATGGCATGAG GAAATTCTTGACCTTACTCTAAAAGAGtctcaaaaaatgatgaatgGACTAAGGAGACTCAACAAGGAAAAGAAAGACTGGGAACTCAAGCTTGAAGTATGTGAAATTGAAAAGGAGGTACTTCAAGATAAAGTTCAGGAATTGCAAATTCAACTCAATGACATGCGCAAATCCACCAGTTACAGTTTTGTCAAGTCTAACCAGGCGACTTACAAGTCAATTGGAAAAGGACCAGCTAGAAAAAAGTCCACTAGTACTAACACAAGTGGAAGATCTAAGAATGGATCA gaacaccacagGAAGAGCCACAAAGAAAAATGGTACTTAGATAGTGCGTGTTCCAGTCACATGACATGTGACAAAAATCTGTTCAAAGAAGTTACAAACATAAATGGAGGAAGTGTTAAATTTGGCGATGACTCAAAAAGGAAGATAGTCGGCACTGACACAGTTTCATTCAATAACAATTGTGATATTACTGAAGTTTATCTTTGGACTTAA